The DNA window TTCCTCTATCCCCTCGCCCTGGTTGTCCAGCAGTCCTTCTCGCCCTACGACGGCGGAACCTCCGTCGAGCCGTACGCCGAGGTCTTCGCCTCCGAGGCGTTCCGGGAAGCGCTGGTCACCACCGTGTGGCTGGCCGCCGGGGCGACCGTGGGGTGTCTCGTCCTCGGCTTCGTACTCGCTCTCGTCATCGCCTTCGTGCCCTTCCCGGGCGGCAGGGCGGTCGCGAAGTTCATCGACGTGTTCCTGTCCTTCCCGTCGTTCCTCATCACCCTCGCGCTGCTCTTCGTCTACGGCACCGTCGGGATGGCCAACGGCGTCTGGACGGACGTCACGGGCGCGGCCGAAGGGCCCTTCCACTTCCTCACCACCCCCTGGGGCGTACTGCTCGCGGAGATCACGTACTTCACGCCCTTCGTGATGCGGCCCCTGCTCGCCGCCTTCTCCCAGATCGACACCGCCCAGCTGGAGGTGGCCTCCTCGCTGGGAGCCCGGCCCGCGCGGATCGTCCGGCGGGTGATCCTCCCCGAGGCGCTCCCGGCCCTCGCCGCGGGCGGCAGCCTCGTGCTCGTCATGTGCCTGAACGAGTTCGGGATCGTGCTCTTCACCGGAGCCAAGGACGTCACGACCCTGCCGATGCTCGTCTACAGCAAGGCGATTCTCGAATCCGACTACCCCGCCGCCTGCGTCGTCGCCGTGGTCAACATCGCGATCTCCGTGGGCCTCTACAGCCTCTACCGGGTGGTGAGCCGTCGTGTTGGTGCATAGCCGTACGGGCAGGTGGGCGGCCCGGGGGCTGTTCCTCGTCCTCTTCGTACCGCTCTTCGCCCTGCCCCTGATCGTCATCGTCGCCGCGTCCTTCTCCACCAACTGGTCCGGCGCCTTCCCCTCGGGCCCGACCGCCGCGCACTACACGTCCGCCGTACGTGGTGAGTCCCTCCAGGCACTCACCACCAGCCTCGTCACCGCACTCACCGCCAGCGTGCTCGCGCTGACTGTCGGCACCTGGGCGGCGCTCGCC is part of the Streptomyces agglomeratus genome and encodes:
- a CDS encoding 2-aminoethylphosphonate ABC transporter permease subunit yields the protein MTDTGTETGTDVHTGTGTGTGPESGSDTGTNKHTGTNKHTGTDTDPARTVTEAASRPTPQAAALPNRPAPRGLWALPPVAVLAFFFLYPLALVVQQSFSPYDGGTSVEPYAEVFASEAFREALVTTVWLAAGATVGCLVLGFVLALVIAFVPFPGGRAVAKFIDVFLSFPSFLITLALLFVYGTVGMANGVWTDVTGAAEGPFHFLTTPWGVLLAEITYFTPFVMRPLLAAFSQIDTAQLEVASSLGARPARIVRRVILPEALPALAAGGSLVLVMCLNEFGIVLFTGAKDVTTLPMLVYSKAILESDYPAACVVAVVNIAISVGLYSLYRVVSRRVGA